ACCTTAAAAGCTCATCCCTTCGTAGTCAAGGTTGCCTATATAAGTACACCGAAACCAAAAAGCTACAAGATGGTTCAACAGTGCATTACCCACGAGTAATTGGTGAACGCGATCCTGAGAATCCTAGACTCTGGCGTTGGGGGTATAGCTGGGAGGTAAAAGTTAATGGTGTTTGGAAAGGTCGCTCTATTGGCTCTATCCCTTGTGGTGCAGTTACTCTCATTCTCCAAATGCAACGCTCCGGATCTACCAGAGATGACATCATTGCCTTCATCAAACGAGCCAAAGAAAAAAAACAATCTCCTTCTAAACCCATCCTTCCGGCCAATGCACCGATCGCTGTTGTGTTGTTCGCGGGTGGCGGCGGTGTAGAAGCGGGGATGATGCAAGCTGGCATTCGTCCGGTCATTGCGGTAGAACACGACCCAACAAAACCGCAACTGAGTCAGGCGATCGCCACCTCTCACCACCGCAACTTCAGCGAGTATGGTTGCAAAGTAATCCAGCAAACAGTACAGGAAGTAGCACGGTTAGGATTTATTGGGTTTCCAGCCAACCCCGACTACCTCCATGCCTCCCCGGTGTGTGCCAACTTTTCTCAAGCCCACACAGCCAAAGCTGGGATTGCAATAGAAACGGATGATGATTTGACCGCAGCGCAAGCAGTAGCTGAAACTATTCGGCAGTTGCGTCCACGGGTTTTTTCTTTAGAAAATGTTCCACGTTATCAAAGCAGTCAAAGTTTCGCCATTATCCTGGATGCTTTGGAATCCCTTGGTTATCACGTTAATTACAGCGTGGTAAACATGGCAGACTTCGGCTTGCCCCAGGCGCGACGACGTTTGGTTCTGGTGGCTTGCCGGGAAAGGGTTATCTCATTACCATCAACATCTGGCCCTATCGGTTGGTATGGCGCGATCGCTCATCTCATTTCTACAATGCCCGATTCCCAATTACTCGCAGGGCAGCAGCAAGCGGTAGAAAGATTTTTGGCTACGAATGACCCCGCACCACTGCTGATAGAACGGGTTGGTGGACGGAATGGACTCAAGTACAAGCCTGGGCATAAACCCGCTAATACTGTTGTGCGATCGCATTTCACCGATCACAAAGGGTGCAATAGAAATAAATTTGCTGATATTTGGTTGCCAGATGGCACTGTTAAGTCTTTATCAATTGAAGCTGCTGCCATTTTGCAAGGGTTTCCGTCTTGGTACGAATTGCCACCGCAAGCTGCTACGGCTGGATCAATCATTGGGTATTCGGTTCCGCCAAAGTTCGCCGCGCAGTTATTCGCTCACATTCAACAACAGTTATCAGGGGCAATTGTATGACAAACATGATTCACTCACTTGAAACTTGCTGGTACATATCACCGCCCTGGGGTAAGGATGTCCCACCAATACTCGTCAGCCTGTTAGAAAAGGTTTATATCCCCAATCCTAGAAAAATAGTCGGTTACTGCTGTGGAATCGAATGGTTAGACGAGGGCTGGCGGTACTCTATTGCAAGCGAACGGGGGATTATCTCAGTTGATGAAAGTGAACTTACTGTTACTGGCCAGATTTTACCGCTACGCATTGAAACACCTGTATTCACAATAGGTGAATTAGTCAAGTTCCAGTTTGGTGAGGGTTCTAAAATTCGCACAGTTTTGGGTCTTCAGATTATTAAAGAGTCCTGTTTCTACAAAGTTGAATGGCACTCACCTGCTTTGACAACAACTGACGGCAGTTGCGCTTTTCCAAAAGCTGATGGTGGGCTGAAGTTGGGCGATGCCTTCTCTTTTAGAGACGCTACCGCAAACGGCAACCCCAATGGTATCCGCTTTGCTTATATTACTCAATTCGATTTAACGAAAGCAGTATGATCTACACCTCATGCTACGCCGGACAAATACGAGGCGAAGCGGTTTCAATTTCCCTGCACCCACCGACAACCTTGAAGGGTAAGCACTCTCTCGTATTCGCTTCTACTCCCGAACAGAGGAAGGTGGTGGAAGTCTTCTGGACAGAATGCGTAGACGCTTTGCGGCTTGTCGAAGACATCGCCCAAGAACAGTACAAACGCGAGTAAGCGTAAAATTCTCAAGTCCAGGCAGCAATAAAAAAAGCTTCTTGTTAATCGGCAGAAGAACAATCAGCAGGATATTTTTCACTATTTTTGCTTTGAAGGTTCAAGAATTTTTTGCCCTATATTGTTTGACTAGCCTTTTGAGGGAAGAATATAAATAGTAAAAAAATGGGACTCAAATCAGGTGTTTCAGTCAAGAGTGTTATATTGCTGACCAAAAATTTGAGTTTTGTAGCAAAAATTAACTAAGAGAATATGCAAATGCTTTCACCCAAACAAATTATTGAAGATATCTCTAAAAACAGATATGGAATTGGCTTAAAGACAGAAAAAGCTGCTCAAGAAGCCATGAACCACTTAAGAAGAAGTTTAAACAGCGCCCTTGAACGACTTTCAGTAGACCTTTATTCTAAAGAAACTCATTTTGTCCTTGAACTTATTCAAAATGCAGACGATAACCAGTATAAAAAAGAAATTATTCCTACACTAATCTTGACAATAGATTCTCAAAAAATCGTTGTCAAAAATAATGAAACTGGATTTACTGAGGAAAATGTTAGAGCTATCTGTAATGTAGGAGCTAGTACAAAAGCTAAAGTAAAAGGATACATTGGTGAAAAGGGGATAGGATTCAAGTCAGTATTTCGTATTAGTGATGAACCTCAAATTTTTTCTAATGGGTTTCAGTTCAAGTTTCAGCACCAAAATGATAGGGATCAACTGGGATTTGTTGTGCCAAACTGGATTGAAAATGTCCCTGAATTTGTTGATTTAAATTTAACTAATATTGTTTTACCACTTCGAGAATCGGCTAAAGATGAGTTAGTAAAATTAGGTGATATTGAACATACTTTAATTCTCTTCCTCCGGCAGGTTAAAAACATTATTATTGATAATCAAGTCACAAATAAGCTTCACGAAATTAAACGAATAGACCTAGATGGAAAAATAGAGATCCAAGAAATTAACGAATCCATAGTTAAGCATTGCTATAAATTGGTTAGAAACAACTTAAATGTACCTGAAAATATTCGGGAAGAAAAAAGAGAAAATGTTAAGTTAACTGAGCTAGTTCTTGCCTTTAGTTTGCAAGAGAATGGCACAGCAGATACAAGATTAGAACAAAAAGTTTTTGCTTTTCTTCCTACCCGCACTTACGGATTTAAGTTTCTTATACAAGCTGATTTTCTAGTTCCAGCCAATCGGGAAGATATTCATAAAGATACACGTTGGAATAAATGGCTAAGAGATAATATTGCTGCTACATTCTTGTCAGCCGTAGAGGAATTTAAACAAGATATTAAGCTTAATAAAAATTATTACAACTATATTCCATTAACTCATGAAGTTAAAGATGAGTTTTTTATTCCTGTAGTTAATGAAATATACAACAAATTAAAAGCTAGTAGATGTATTTTAACTGAATCAGAAAAATGGCAGATTCCTTCTCAGGTTGTACAAGCAGATGAGCAAATTAGGGAATTAATCTCTAATAATGATTTGCAACAACTTCTAAACAAAGAGTATATTCACCCCGAAGTCAAAGCTAAATTGCCTATTCTTGAAACTCTTGGGGTTAAAAAATTTAGTCTTGATGATTTATTGCAGTGTTTACAGAATAGTGAATGGGTTAAAAAACAAAATGATACATGGTTTATAAATCTCTATATTTACTTAAAAAATTGTAATATAACAGATTTATCAAAGCTTAAGAAATTAAAAATTATTCTTTTAGAAAATAACAAATTGGCTTCAAATGATAAGACACCAATATTTTTTCCATTGAGAGATAAAGAATTATATGGATTTGAATTTGAACAGGAACTTCAATTCGTTAAAAGGACTCTCATTGAATCAACTGTTCAGGACTCTAGAAATTCAGTAATAGAGTTTCTTAAAAAATTGGGTCTTCAGAATGCTTCCCCTTACGAAATTATCGAAAATTATATTTTACCCATTTATCAAGAAGGCTCTTGGAAAAGCAAAGGTAATCA
The nucleotide sequence above comes from Aulosira sp. FACHB-615. Encoded proteins:
- a CDS encoding DNA cytosine methyltransferase; translation: MSVATPEKFLEDDLKSSSLRSQGCLYKYTETKKLQDGSTVHYPRVIGERDPENPRLWRWGYSWEVKVNGVWKGRSIGSIPCGAVTLILQMQRSGSTRDDIIAFIKRAKEKKQSPSKPILPANAPIAVVLFAGGGGVEAGMMQAGIRPVIAVEHDPTKPQLSQAIATSHHRNFSEYGCKVIQQTVQEVARLGFIGFPANPDYLHASPVCANFSQAHTAKAGIAIETDDDLTAAQAVAETIRQLRPRVFSLENVPRYQSSQSFAIILDALESLGYHVNYSVVNMADFGLPQARRRLVLVACRERVISLPSTSGPIGWYGAIAHLISTMPDSQLLAGQQQAVERFLATNDPAPLLIERVGGRNGLKYKPGHKPANTVVRSHFTDHKGCNRNKFADIWLPDGTVKSLSIEAAAILQGFPSWYELPPQAATAGSIIGYSVPPKFAAQLFAHIQQQLSGAIV
- a CDS encoding DUF1392 family protein, which encodes MTNMIHSLETCWYISPPWGKDVPPILVSLLEKVYIPNPRKIVGYCCGIEWLDEGWRYSIASERGIISVDESELTVTGQILPLRIETPVFTIGELVKFQFGEGSKIRTVLGLQIIKESCFYKVEWHSPALTTTDGSCAFPKADGGLKLGDAFSFRDATANGNPNGIRFAYITQFDLTKAV